In one window of Neisseria subflava DNA:
- the nusA gene encoding transcription termination factor NusA, producing the protein MSREMLQLAEALASEKNVETEVVFKALEFALSTAAKKKADREHMDVRVEIDRDTGEYQTFRRWLIVADEDYTYPDVEKTIEEIQEEIPGTTIQIGEYYEEQLPNEGFGRQAAQTAKQIILQRIRDAEREQNLNEFLASKEDIVSGTVKRVERHGIIVEVVAGKLDALIPREEMIPRENFRSGDRIRALFLRVDEIGNTGRKQVILSRTSGDFLAKLYANEVPEIADGLLEIREVARDPGQRAKVAVKANDQRIDPQGTCIGVRGSRVNAVSNELSGERIDIVLWSPEPAQFVMNALSPAEVSRIVIDEDKHAVDVIVDENQLALAIGRGGQNVRLASILTGWQLNIMTIEEADERNAAEDAVIRNLFTTHLNIDDETADILVEEGFATLEEVAYVPAAELLSIDGFDEEIVETLRNRARDAILTITIAAEEKLGEVSEDMRNLDGVDSDMLRKLAEAGVTQRDDLAELSVDELVEITGVDEEEAKKVILAAREHWFTEENN; encoded by the coding sequence TGGCAAGTGAAAAAAACGTTGAAACGGAAGTCGTATTCAAAGCCCTTGAATTCGCCCTCTCTACTGCTGCCAAGAAAAAAGCCGACCGCGAGCACATGGACGTGCGCGTCGAAATCGACCGTGATACCGGCGAATACCAAACCTTCCGCCGTTGGCTGATTGTTGCCGATGAAGACTACACCTACCCCGACGTAGAAAAAACCATCGAGGAAATCCAAGAAGAAATTCCCGGCACCACCATCCAAATCGGCGAATACTACGAAGAGCAGCTGCCAAACGAAGGTTTCGGCCGCCAAGCCGCGCAAACTGCCAAACAAATCATCCTGCAACGCATCCGTGATGCGGAGCGCGAGCAAAACCTGAACGAGTTCCTCGCTTCTAAAGAAGACATCGTTTCCGGTACGGTAAAACGTGTCGAGCGCCACGGCATCATCGTTGAAGTCGTCGCAGGCAAACTCGACGCACTGATTCCGCGCGAAGAAATGATTCCGCGTGAAAACTTCCGTAGCGGCGACCGCATCCGCGCCCTCTTCCTGCGTGTGGACGAAATCGGCAATACAGGTCGCAAACAAGTCATTTTGAGCCGTACCAGCGGCGACTTCTTGGCCAAACTCTACGCCAACGAAGTGCCTGAAATTGCAGACGGCCTATTGGAAATCCGCGAAGTAGCACGCGACCCTGGTCAACGCGCCAAAGTTGCCGTTAAAGCCAACGATCAACGCATCGACCCGCAAGGTACTTGTATCGGCGTGCGCGGTTCCCGTGTTAACGCCGTGAGCAACGAATTGTCCGGCGAACGCATCGACATCGTATTGTGGTCTCCTGAGCCTGCCCAATTCGTGATGAATGCGCTGTCTCCTGCCGAAGTAAGCCGCATCGTAATTGACGAAGACAAACACGCTGTTGACGTGATCGTTGACGAAAACCAACTGGCGCTGGCCATCGGCCGCGGCGGTCAAAACGTCCGCCTGGCTTCCATCCTGACCGGCTGGCAGCTGAACATCATGACCATTGAAGAAGCCGACGAGCGCAATGCCGCCGAAGATGCCGTTATCCGCAACCTCTTCACCACCCACTTGAACATCGACGACGAAACTGCCGATATCTTGGTGGAAGAAGGCTTTGCCACATTGGAAGAAGTTGCTTACGTTCCAGCGGCAGAATTGCTCTCGATTGACGGTTTTGACGAAGAAATCGTTGAAACCCTGCGCAACCGCGCACGCGATGCGATCCTGACCATTACCATCGCCGCAGAAGAAAAACTGGGTGAAGTGTCTGAAGACATGCGCAATTTGGACGGCGTAGATTCCGATATGTTGCGCAAACTTGCCGAAGCCGGCGTAACCCAACGCGATGATCTGGCCGAATTGTCTGTTGACGAATTGGTCGAAATTACCGGTGTTGACGAAGAAGAAGCCAAAAAAGTGATTTTGGCTGCACGCGAACACTGGTTTACTGAAGAAAATAACTAA